ATGACTTCAGCATCCGCACGAAGCTCATCCTCACAGTTGTCAGTATAATTCTCGTACTCGGTGTTCTCATGGGTTCTTATCTTAACGTCGTACAGACAAATATGATGAAGACCGAACTGAACGAGAAAGGCATTTCGATAACCCGCAATCTTGCAGAGAATAGTGTAAACCCTATACTTACTGATAATCAGGTTCGCCTGCAGTGGCTTGTTAAAACGATAAAAGAAAGCGAACCGGAGGTTGTGTATGTATTCATAACCGATGAACGTGGGGAAATACTGGTTCATACGTTTAGCGGAGGTTTTCCTGTAGATCTGAGGGGAATAAATCCTGCTTCCCAGGAAATAAACACTCTGCTGCTTGATACTGAAATGGGATATATAAGAGATATCTCATGTCCTATCCTTGATGGAAATGCAGGTGAAGTTCATGTCGGAATGTCCCAGGAGAACATCACGACAACGGCTGATAAGTTCACACGTTATCTTCTTCTATTCGTACTGCTGCTTCTTATCGTAGGTTCAAATGTCGCCTATTTTGCAGGATCCGTTGTTTCCAATCCTATCCTTGAACTCAAGAGGTCCGTGGAGATATTCGGCAATGGCGATCTGGACCATAAGGCCTGTATAAGTTCAAATAATGAAATAGGTCAGTTAGCTAACTCCTTTAATGATATGGCAGATCATATTGGATATCTGATACAGGAAAAAGAGAAAGCATCTAAAGAAGTACTTGAAACACGTAATTATCTGACAAAGATAGTTTCCGGCAGTCTTGACGGGATAATTGTTATTGATTCTCAGGGTAAGATCGAATTTGCAAACGAAGCATTCATACAGATATCCGAAACAACTATGGGCCAGATCGTCGGTTATGACGCTCTTTCGTTCATTGTTGATGACAGGGATATGACATCTTTTTTTGAGTCTCCTGACAGGAATATCACTTTTATCAAAGAGATGAGCTTCCGTGCTGGTAATGGGAAATTAAAGTCAATAATGATGAGCATAGCCGTTGTTGAATATCGCAGTGAGCTGAAATATGTTGCAGTTGCCAAGGATATTACTGAGATGAAAAAACTTGAGCAAATGAAACGTAATATAATAGCTAACATTTCCCATGAATTACGTACCCCGCTAAACATTATGAAAGGCTATGTGGA
The sequence above is a segment of the uncultured Methanolobus sp. genome. Coding sequences within it:
- a CDS encoding ATP-binding protein, with translation MGNEDRDVIDKLIANIDDFSIRTKLILTVVSIILVLGVLMGSYLNVVQTNMMKTELNEKGISITRNLAENSVNPILTDNQVRLQWLVKTIKESEPEVVYVFITDERGEILVHTFSGGFPVDLRGINPASQEINTLLLDTEMGYIRDISCPILDGNAGEVHVGMSQENITTTADKFTRYLLLFVLLLLIVGSNVAYFAGSVVSNPILELKRSVEIFGNGDLDHKACISSNNEIGQLANSFNDMADHIGYLIQEKEKASKEVLETRNYLTKIVSGSLDGIIVIDSQGKIEFANEAFIQISETTMGQIVGYDALSFIVDDRDMTSFFESPDRNITFIKEMSFRAGNGKLKSIMMSIAVVEYRSELKYVAVAKDITEMKKLEQMKRNIIANISHELRTPLNIMKGYVEIALDEPDLQKRNSFLEKSLKALDRQNWMIQDLLEVARCDDELEKMDMVKTSINCIVDMACKSFNGKIDASGLDISINKGSDMFVRADPEKVAYALTKIIDNALKFTAKGGSVEVGTFHEDDMAVVYVKDTGVGIPKDQQELIFERFYQVDSSSTRKYGGNGLGLAIVKNIIDQHEGKIWVESVPEKGSTFYFTVAGF